Proteins from one Deinococcus actinosclerus genomic window:
- a CDS encoding NUDIX domain-containing protein: MTFHLVAWLIVQDDAGRVLLGRRSGSSYADGLWGLPGGHVEAGETLAQAAAREALEEVGLRVNPAALTCLGACRYDLDGVGGLDVFFLIRDWAGEPTPLEKTSEVGWFDPHALPGDALPWLPGVLDAHLRGGVRLSEMLDGWAALRGVPLAGR, encoded by the coding sequence GTGACGTTCCATCTGGTGGCGTGGCTGATCGTGCAGGACGACGCGGGGCGGGTGCTGCTGGGCCGCCGCTCCGGGTCGTCGTACGCCGATGGCCTGTGGGGCCTGCCGGGCGGGCACGTGGAGGCGGGGGAGACGCTGGCGCAGGCGGCGGCCCGCGAGGCGCTGGAGGAGGTGGGCCTGCGCGTGAACCCGGCGGCCCTGACCTGCCTGGGTGCCTGCCGCTACGACCTGGACGGCGTGGGGGGCCTGGACGTGTTCTTCCTGATCCGCGACTGGGCGGGCGAGCCCACACCGCTGGAGAAGACCTCGGAGGTCGGGTGGTTCGACCCGCACGCCCTGCCGGGGGACGCCCTGCCGTGGCTGCCGGGCGTGCTGGACGCGCACCTGCGCGGCGGGGTGCGCCTCTCGGAGATGCTGGACGGCTGGGCGGCCCTGAGGGGTGTGCCGCTGGCTGGCCGCTGA
- a CDS encoding thiamine ABC transporter substrate-binding protein, producing the protein MRNTLILLTALAAAGAASAQTTLTVITHDSFDVDKKLIAAFETQNKAKVRFIKGGDAGELLNRLILTRRAPIADVVYGLDNSLLPRARQAGILQPYKSPLLSRVPAAYRLGDDGLLNTVDYGFVALNYDRAWFEKNGVALPRSLDDLKTPAYAKLTVVQSPATSSPGLAFLLATVNHYGETGAWQWWRAARQGGMKVTRGWSDAYYKDFTRNGGKYPIVLSYASSPAAEVFYADGFNPAKLPAQAPTANLFLPGSTYTQLEGVGILKGTKQAALARKFVDFMLGAPVQADIPTRMWIYPAVKGTTMNPVFTFAQEPQPTTVKAEVAANPQRLVDAWVTQVLRAR; encoded by the coding sequence ATGCGCAACACACTGATCCTGCTGACCGCACTCGCCGCCGCTGGCGCCGCCAGTGCCCAGACCACCCTGACCGTCATCACGCACGATTCGTTCGACGTGGACAAGAAACTCATCGCCGCGTTCGAGACGCAGAACAAAGCGAAGGTGCGCTTCATCAAGGGCGGCGACGCCGGGGAACTCCTGAACCGCCTGATCCTCACCCGCCGCGCCCCCATCGCCGACGTGGTGTACGGCCTGGACAACAGCCTGCTGCCCCGCGCCCGGCAGGCCGGCATCCTCCAGCCGTACAAGAGCCCCCTTCTCTCCCGCGTGCCCGCCGCGTACCGCCTGGGCGACGACGGCCTGCTGAACACCGTGGACTACGGCTTCGTGGCCCTGAACTACGACCGCGCGTGGTTCGAGAAGAACGGCGTGGCGCTCCCCAGGAGTCTCGACGACCTGAAGACCCCCGCCTACGCCAAGCTCACGGTCGTGCAGAGCCCCGCCACGAGCAGCCCCGGCCTCGCGTTCCTGCTCGCCACCGTCAACCACTACGGCGAGACCGGCGCGTGGCAGTGGTGGCGCGCCGCCCGGCAGGGGGGCATGAAAGTCACGCGCGGCTGGAGCGACGCGTACTACAAGGACTTCACCCGCAACGGCGGCAAGTACCCCATCGTCCTGTCCTACGCCAGCAGCCCCGCCGCCGAGGTCTTCTACGCCGACGGCTTCAACCCCGCTAAACTTCCCGCGCAGGCCCCCACCGCCAACCTCTTCCTGCCCGGCAGCACCTACACCCAGCTCGAAGGCGTGGGCATCCTGAAAGGCACCAAGCAGGCTGCCCTCGCCCGGAAATTCGTGGACTTCATGCTGGGCGCGCCCGTCCAGGCCGATATTCCCACCCGCATGTGGATCTACCCCGCCGTGAAAGGCACCACCATGAACCCCGTGTTCACCTTCGCGCAGGAACCCCAGCCCACCACCGTGAAAGCCGAGGTCGCCGCCAACCCCCAGCGCCTTGTGGACGCCTGGGTCACGCAGGTCCTCAGAGCCCGGTGA
- the rapZ gene encoding RNase adapter RapZ has product MPFVVVSGLSGSGKSTALRTLEDAGFFITDNLPPELWGAMHDLVQARGLTRVAISADARTRDFLSALDDSYLRLSRRREDLRVLFLEANDDVLLQRYNFTRREHPLGENLMFDFARERELLSPLRAIADTVIDTTALSAKELAAQILRVFRLEHDFHLRLMSFGFKYAPPRDADLVLDVRSLPNPYYDPALRPKTGLQPDVAAYALQGESSEQFYADLRNFVRVAAERARSSGRHGYTVAIGCTGGQHRSVAVAARLAHDLADLNVDIMDHRDMKDHAHE; this is encoded by the coding sequence ATGCCGTTTGTCGTCGTGTCCGGTCTGTCCGGCAGTGGAAAAAGCACCGCGCTGCGAACCCTGGAAGACGCCGGGTTCTTCATCACGGACAACCTCCCACCTGAACTGTGGGGCGCCATGCATGACCTCGTGCAGGCGCGCGGCCTGACCCGCGTGGCGATCAGCGCCGACGCCCGCACCCGCGACTTCCTGAGCGCCCTGGACGACAGTTACCTGCGGCTCTCGCGGCGGCGCGAGGATCTGCGCGTGCTGTTTCTCGAAGCGAACGACGACGTGCTGCTGCAACGCTACAACTTCACGCGGCGCGAGCACCCGCTGGGCGAGAACCTGATGTTCGACTTCGCGCGCGAACGCGAACTGCTCTCCCCACTGCGGGCCATTGCCGACACCGTGATCGACACCACCGCCCTGAGCGCCAAGGAACTCGCCGCGCAGATCCTGCGGGTCTTCCGGCTGGAACACGACTTCCACCTGCGCCTGATGTCCTTCGGCTTCAAGTACGCGCCCCCGCGCGACGCGGACCTGGTGCTGGACGTGCGCAGCCTGCCCAACCCCTACTACGACCCGGCCCTGCGCCCCAAGACCGGCCTGCAACCCGACGTGGCCGCCTACGCCTTGCAGGGCGAGAGCAGCGAACAGTTCTACGCCGACCTGCGCAACTTCGTGCGCGTGGCCGCCGAACGGGCGCGCAGCAGCGGCCGCCACGGGTACACCGTCGCCATCGGCTGCACCGGCGGGCAGCACCGCAGCGTGGCCGTCGCGGCCCGGCTGGCCCACGATCTGGCCGACCTGAACGTCGACATCATGGATCACCGTGACATGAAAGACCACGCCCATGAGTGA
- a CDS encoding ABC transporter ATP-binding protein yields the protein MLSRVSESALALSLSGIHKSFGGVAAVRGVSLDVAAGETVALLGPSGCGKSTVLRVVAGLERPDAGSVAVAGRDVTALPPEARGVGLVFQDYALFPHLSVLGNVAYGPRVRGAGRAAAEAWAREALALVDLPGLEARRVAQLSGGQAQRVALARALATGAGLLLLDEPMSNLDERLRAELRAGLRSLFARVGAGVLLVTHDQREARALAGRVAVMRAGELVQVGGAEEVFARPATAWVAAFLGESNLLPDGPGWVRFVPEEALRPGVGDRWPVTARQPVEGGVRVTVAHAWGPLSLTLSAREAAALDGDRLSLSVDESGVRRLPEDRSS from the coding sequence ATGCTGTCCCGCGTGAGCGAGTCTGCCCTGGCCCTGTCCCTCTCGGGGATCCACAAGTCGTTCGGTGGGGTGGCGGCGGTGCGGGGTGTGTCGCTGGACGTGGCGGCGGGTGAGACGGTGGCGCTGCTGGGCCCGAGCGGGTGCGGGAAGAGCACGGTGCTGCGGGTGGTGGCGGGTCTGGAGCGGCCGGACGCGGGGTCGGTGGCCGTGGCGGGGCGGGACGTGACGGCCCTGCCGCCGGAGGCGCGCGGGGTGGGATTGGTGTTTCAGGATTACGCGCTGTTCCCGCACCTGAGCGTGCTGGGGAACGTGGCGTACGGGCCGCGTGTGCGGGGGGCGGGGCGCGCGGCAGCGGAGGCGTGGGCCCGCGAGGCACTGGCGCTGGTGGACCTGCCGGGGCTGGAGGCGCGGCGGGTCGCGCAGCTGTCGGGGGGGCAGGCGCAGCGGGTGGCGCTGGCGCGGGCGCTGGCGACGGGGGCGGGGCTGCTGCTGCTGGACGAGCCGATGTCGAACCTGGACGAGCGGCTGCGCGCGGAGTTGCGTGCAGGGCTGCGGTCGCTGTTCGCGCGGGTGGGAGCCGGGGTGCTGCTGGTCACGCACGATCAGCGCGAGGCGCGGGCGCTGGCGGGGCGCGTGGCGGTCATGCGGGCGGGCGAACTGGTGCAGGTGGGGGGGGCGGAGGAGGTGTTCGCGCGGCCCGCGACGGCGTGGGTGGCGGCGTTCCTGGGCGAGTCGAACCTGCTGCCGGACGGGCCGGGTTGGGTACGCTTCGTGCCGGAGGAGGCGCTGCGGCCCGGTGTGGGTGACCGTTGGCCGGTGACAGCGCGGCAACCCGTGGAGGGGGGTGTGCGCGTGACGGTCGCGCACGCGTGGGGGCCGCTGTCCCTGACGCTGAGTGCGCGGGAGGCGGCGGCCCTGGACGGCGACCGGCTAAGCCTGAGCGTGGACGAGTCGGGCGTGCGGCGCCTGCCGGAGGACCGTAGCTCCTAG
- a CDS encoding thiamine diphosphokinase yields MRRLGGAEEQARIAWVLVGGRLDPSPLLAALPRPAVVVAADGGARHAALLSVQVDVWVGDFDSSAGVQVDAPREVHPAAKDETDAELAIRVARERGATELVLLGAFGGRFDHTLALALLALRLTEREGLRVTLTSGNEWGWPLTPASPLSLDVPPGATLSVLAVSDLRGLSLGGVRWPLTEADIPLGSGWTVSNEAPGGPVTASLRGGHAILTVLPGLPD; encoded by the coding sequence TTGAGACGACTGGGCGGCGCAGAGGAGCAGGCGAGGATCGCGTGGGTGCTGGTGGGGGGTCGCCTGGACCCGTCACCGCTGCTGGCGGCGCTGCCCCGCCCCGCCGTGGTGGTCGCGGCGGACGGTGGGGCGCGGCACGCGGCGCTGCTGAGCGTGCAGGTGGACGTGTGGGTGGGCGATTTCGACTCGTCGGCGGGCGTGCAGGTGGACGCCCCGCGTGAGGTGCACCCGGCAGCGAAGGACGAGACGGACGCGGAACTGGCGATCCGCGTGGCGCGCGAGCGGGGGGCGACCGAACTGGTGCTGCTGGGGGCGTTCGGGGGACGCTTCGATCACACGCTGGCGCTGGCGCTGCTGGCCCTGCGCCTGACCGAACGCGAGGGCCTGCGCGTGACGCTGACGAGCGGGAACGAGTGGGGCTGGCCGCTCACGCCTGCCTCTCCCCTGTCGCTGGACGTGCCGCCCGGCGCGACCCTGAGCGTGCTGGCCGTCTCGGATCTGCGCGGCCTGAGCCTGGGCGGGGTGCGCTGGCCGCTGACCGAGGCAGATATTCCGCTGGGGAGCGGCTGGACGGTCAGCAACGAGGCGCCGGGCGGGCCGGTCACGGCCTCGCTGCGCGGCGGGCACGCCATCCTCACGGTTCTGCCGGGACTGCCGGACTGA
- a CDS encoding ABC transporter permease → MTSPKLQGWLLALPGLIFVALCLVLPLARTLREGGVTLDVWRDPYFQGRLAWTLTQAGVTAGVAALIGVPLAFLLSRFEVRGKSLFLRLLLLPFVTPTLVAVLGLSALLGPQGWVTRLTGVDLSDTPTLLVLGNLFFNVPVLVRLSYAGFARVPGNVVGAARSLGAPWWRAALGVALPLALPGVLAGVVLVFLYSALSFGLPLALGGERFATLEVEIYTLTALQLRLSEASALIVGQLGFTLLATWAYVALSRGGVGVPLGGLPRARGGARAALLLLGGVVALVCFAPLVAVALRGVLGASGFTLGYWQGVLADESTPLLVWNTLRFGLMALAGATLLGGLYALGAWRAGSRALDLVSLLPLMVSPVSLAVGYLLAYPVLAATLPMLIAAYTLLAWPLVVRSLLPALRAIPPRLLGAARSLGASRGAAFRSVTVPLAFPALRGGGALALATVLGEFGATLVLTRPEWATLSTGLYERLGRPGERNLGEACALATALLILATLAFTLLDGGEGEVT, encoded by the coding sequence ATGACGTCCCCGAAACTCCAGGGTTGGCTCCTCGCCCTGCCCGGCCTGATCTTCGTGGCGCTGTGCCTCGTCCTGCCGCTGGCCAGAACGCTGCGGGAGGGGGGCGTGACCCTGGACGTGTGGCGTGACCCGTACTTCCAGGGTCGCCTTGCCTGGACCTTGACGCAGGCGGGCGTGACGGCGGGCGTGGCGGCGCTGATCGGCGTGCCGCTGGCGTTCCTGCTGTCGCGCTTCGAGGTACGCGGAAAATCGCTGTTCCTGCGGCTGCTGCTGTTGCCGTTCGTGACGCCGACGCTGGTGGCGGTGCTGGGCCTGAGTGCGCTGCTGGGTCCGCAGGGGTGGGTGACGCGCCTGACGGGGGTAGACCTGAGTGACACGCCGACGCTGCTGGTGCTGGGGAACCTGTTCTTCAACGTGCCGGTGCTGGTGCGCCTGAGTTACGCGGGGTTCGCGCGGGTGCCGGGGAACGTGGTGGGCGCGGCGCGGTCGCTGGGCGCGCCCTGGTGGCGGGCGGCGCTGGGCGTGGCGCTCCCGCTGGCGCTGCCGGGGGTGCTGGCGGGAGTGGTGCTGGTGTTCCTGTACTCGGCGTTGAGTTTCGGCCTGCCGCTGGCGCTGGGTGGGGAGCGGTTCGCGACGCTGGAGGTGGAGATCTACACCCTGACGGCCCTGCAACTGCGCCTGTCGGAGGCGAGTGCCCTGATCGTGGGGCAGCTTGGGTTCACGCTGCTGGCGACCTGGGCGTACGTGGCACTGTCGCGCGGTGGGGTGGGCGTGCCGTTGGGGGGCCTGCCGCGCGCGCGGGGCGGGGCGCGGGCGGCGCTGCTGCTCTTGGGTGGCGTGGTGGCGCTCGTGTGTTTCGCGCCGCTGGTGGCGGTGGCGCTGCGGGGCGTGCTGGGCGCGTCGGGATTCACGCTGGGGTACTGGCAGGGCGTCCTGGCGGACGAATCGACGCCGCTGCTCGTGTGGAACACGCTGCGCTTCGGGCTGATGGCCCTGGCCGGCGCCACCCTGCTGGGCGGCCTGTACGCGCTGGGCGCGTGGCGGGCCGGGTCGCGGGCGCTGGATCTGGTCTCGCTGCTGCCGCTGATGGTCTCCCCTGTCAGCCTCGCGGTCGGGTACCTGCTGGCGTACCCGGTGCTGGCCGCCACGCTGCCCATGCTGATCGCGGCGTACACGCTGCTGGCGTGGCCGCTGGTGGTGCGCTCGCTGCTGCCCGCGCTGCGGGCCATTCCACCCCGGCTGCTGGGGGCCGCCCGCTCCCTGGGCGCCAGTCGCGGCGCGGCGTTCCGGTCGGTGACGGTGCCGCTGGCCTTCCCGGCGCTGCGGGGCGGCGGGGCGCTGGCCCTGGCGACCGTGCTGGGCGAGTTCGGCGCCACGCTGGTCCTCACTCGGCCCGAGTGGGCGACCCTCAGCACCGGCCTGTACGAACGGCTGGGCCGCCCCGGCGAACGCAACCTCGGCGAGGCGTGTGCGCTGGCGACCGCGCTGCTCATCCTCGCCACACTGGCCTTCACGCTCCTCGACGGCGGCGAGGGCGAGGTGACGTGA
- a CDS encoding MarR family winged helix-turn-helix transcriptional regulator, which yields MNGSPTLTPTAVMDDLYGLVRLILRLSRRVHHVLDEPLETALGLNTKELLVLATVMDGADTPGAVAQAQNLPAPTVTRMVTKLVQAGLVRRVTDPSDLRVQRLELTQDGQATRALTRAVAQDIVHAHFGHLPPERVQAALAALAALDTALHAPCPTPGDPA from the coding sequence ATGAACGGAAGTCCTACCCTCACCCCCACCGCAGTCATGGACGACCTGTACGGCCTCGTCCGGCTGATCCTGCGGCTGTCCCGGCGCGTGCACCACGTCCTCGACGAGCCGCTGGAAACCGCGCTGGGCCTGAACACCAAGGAGCTGCTCGTGCTGGCGACCGTCATGGACGGCGCCGACACGCCCGGCGCCGTGGCGCAGGCACAGAACCTTCCCGCGCCCACCGTGACCCGCATGGTCACCAAGCTCGTCCAGGCGGGCCTGGTGCGCCGCGTCACCGACCCCAGCGACCTCAGGGTGCAGCGCCTAGAACTCACCCAGGACGGCCAGGCCACCCGCGCCCTCACCCGCGCCGTCGCGCAGGACATCGTCCACGCGCACTTCGGCCACCTGCCCCCCGAGCGCGTGCAGGCCGCCCTGGCCGCGCTGGCCGCCCTGGACACCGCCCTGCACGCCCCCTGCCCCACCCCCGGAGACCCCGCATGA
- a CDS encoding alpha/beta hydrolase gives MKRSVTASLLAALALSACAPASVPVPTTPRAHDARTFKAVTPTFTALSGASIYQGVMPGIHGDAAYAIEVPANWNGQLIMYAHGYAGDGPNLIVQAPALRAYWLSLGYAWAASSYSANYYDVQAGVEDTNALANAFPTLTGRARPTKTLIMGVSMGGHVAGAAVEKETAQTAKNKVAYAAAMPVCGVMDEEYEFQWLGDYTLAAAQLAGLGPKTFPQGTDTYAKLLPDILAALFTSTTDPLWQENATQGAKLREIARNLTGGPRPVFDLGFRAGYWQKAVLGTGGADGTITGILPRNIYGNVNTSYRWTSGATPTPAEAAFNAGILRVTPDQNPNPARTDRVRDLPRVNGEIGVPVLTMHTTGDFYVPFKHQQLYRAAVNAAGNGDRLVQRAIRAAGHCEFTGPELAEGFGDLVKWEAGGAKPAGDDVTTPAVLADPAYGCRFTRATRPGVDACPAN, from the coding sequence ATGAAGCGTTCCGTGACTGCCAGTCTGCTTGCTGCCCTCGCCCTGTCGGCCTGCGCCCCGGCCTCCGTGCCGGTCCCCACCACCCCCCGCGCCCACGACGCCCGCACCTTCAAGGCCGTGACGCCCACCTTCACCGCCCTGAGCGGCGCGAGCATCTATCAGGGCGTCATGCCCGGCATCCACGGCGACGCCGCGTACGCCATCGAGGTGCCCGCCAACTGGAACGGCCAGCTGATCATGTACGCCCACGGGTACGCCGGCGACGGCCCGAACCTGATCGTGCAGGCCCCCGCGCTGCGCGCCTACTGGCTGAGCCTCGGGTACGCCTGGGCGGCCAGCTCCTACAGCGCCAACTACTACGACGTGCAGGCCGGCGTGGAGGACACCAACGCCCTGGCCAACGCCTTCCCGACCCTGACGGGCAGGGCCAGACCCACCAAGACCCTGATCATGGGCGTCAGCATGGGCGGGCACGTGGCGGGCGCCGCCGTGGAGAAGGAAACGGCCCAGACCGCGAAGAACAAGGTGGCCTACGCCGCCGCCATGCCCGTCTGCGGCGTCATGGACGAGGAATATGAATTCCAGTGGCTCGGGGACTACACGCTGGCCGCCGCGCAGCTTGCCGGGCTGGGCCCGAAGACGTTCCCGCAAGGCACCGACACCTACGCCAAACTCCTGCCGGACATCCTGGCCGCGCTCTTCACCAGCACCACCGACCCCCTGTGGCAGGAGAACGCCACCCAGGGCGCGAAACTGCGCGAGATCGCCCGCAACCTCACCGGCGGCCCGCGTCCCGTGTTCGACCTGGGCTTCCGCGCCGGGTACTGGCAGAAGGCCGTGCTGGGCACCGGCGGCGCGGACGGCACCATCACGGGCATCCTGCCGCGCAACATCTACGGCAACGTGAACACCAGCTACCGCTGGACGAGCGGCGCGACCCCCACCCCTGCCGAGGCCGCCTTCAACGCGGGCATCCTGCGCGTCACGCCGGACCAGAACCCCAACCCCGCCCGCACTGACCGCGTGCGCGACCTGCCGCGCGTGAACGGCGAGATCGGCGTGCCCGTCCTGACGATGCACACCACCGGAGACTTCTACGTGCCCTTCAAACATCAGCAGCTGTACCGCGCAGCCGTGAACGCAGCCGGGAACGGCGACCGTCTCGTGCAGCGCGCCATCCGCGCCGCCGGGCACTGCGAGTTCACGGGCCCGGAACTCGCCGAGGGCTTCGGCGACCTCGTGAAGTGGGAGGCGGGCGGCGCCAAACCCGCCGGGGACGACGTGACCACCCCGGCCGTACTCGCCGATCCGGCCTACGGCTGCCGCTTCACGCGCGCTACCCGCCCCGGCGTGGACGCCTGCCCCGCCAACTGA
- a CDS encoding NUDIX domain-containing protein produces MRNLLVWVVVQDEGGRVLLGRRDGSAYGHGLWGLPGGGVERGEGLPEAAAREVWEETGLSLDPAGLSLLGVRRYEVDGAQGTDFLFRTLAWEGEPQPLHKTSEVAWFAPDALPPDALPWIAPLLDAHLRRGARLTEQLRDVREARVIA; encoded by the coding sequence ATGCGGAATCTGCTCGTGTGGGTGGTCGTGCAGGATGAGGGGGGCCGGGTGCTGCTGGGGCGCCGGGACGGCTCGGCGTACGGGCATGGCCTGTGGGGCCTGCCGGGCGGTGGCGTGGAGCGTGGCGAGGGCCTGCCCGAGGCGGCCGCGCGCGAGGTGTGGGAGGAGACGGGGCTGAGCCTCGACCCGGCCGGGCTGTCCCTGCTGGGCGTGCGCCGCTACGAGGTGGACGGCGCGCAGGGCACGGACTTCCTGTTCCGCACGCTTGCCTGGGAGGGCGAGCCGCAGCCGCTCCACAAGACCTCCGAGGTCGCGTGGTTTGCCCCCGACGCGCTGCCGCCGGACGCCCTGCCGTGGATCGCGCCGCTGCTGGACGCCCACCTGCGGCGCGGGGCGCGCCTGACCGAGCAGCTGCGCGACGTGCGCGAGGCGCGGGTGATCGCGTGA
- a CDS encoding gluconeogenesis factor YvcK family protein → MSDPPLPPHPHPDAAPDGRGTALRARGRRATRRARMWMSPGIGVKRWLALFVACTLLGAIGVLHFTWTGPLHFTATRWILWVNALIRPEVMPLYVGGIVLMLLALFGALWSIMMLNRSVLSGTGTAPDQAVDLMYQNRHLARGPRIVTLGGGTGMSNLLSGLRVHTGNTTAIVTVADDGGSSGRLRQSLDMIAPGDLTDCYAALSDSPVMARLLLHRFQRGDGIAGHTFGNLMLATLSEEEGSLSDAMIDIHEVLRIRGRVYPAATQPPTLVAHLSDGRTIRGESQFARQVGAARIGHVTLDPPDLPALPEVLQAIRDADQIVLGPGSLYTSIIPALLVPAVAHELRQTPAPLIYVASLMTEPGETDDLTLEGHVQAITRHLGRAPDCVLVNNAMPPRDVIERYAAEGAHLLGLGGASRDLRGRSVILPLLHPGQARHDPAALAQALLYAAPRRDQTV, encoded by the coding sequence ATGAGTGACCCGCCCCTGCCGCCCCACCCGCACCCTGACGCCGCGCCGGACGGGCGGGGCACAGCGCTGCGGGCCCGTGGGCGGCGCGCCACCCGCCGCGCCCGCATGTGGATGTCGCCCGGCATCGGCGTCAAGCGCTGGCTGGCGCTGTTCGTGGCCTGCACCCTGCTCGGCGCCATCGGCGTGCTGCACTTCACCTGGACCGGCCCGCTGCACTTCACGGCCACCCGCTGGATCCTGTGGGTGAACGCCCTGATCCGCCCCGAGGTCATGCCGCTGTACGTGGGCGGCATCGTGCTGATGCTGCTGGCGCTGTTCGGCGCGCTGTGGAGCATCATGATGCTCAACCGCTCGGTGCTCAGCGGGACCGGCACCGCGCCGGACCAGGCGGTGGACCTGATGTACCAGAACCGCCACCTCGCGCGTGGGCCGCGCATCGTGACGCTCGGCGGCGGCACCGGCATGTCCAATCTGCTGTCGGGCCTGCGCGTGCACACCGGGAACACCACCGCCATCGTGACCGTCGCGGACGACGGCGGCAGCAGCGGCCGCCTGCGCCAGTCGCTGGACATGATCGCCCCCGGCGACCTCACCGACTGCTACGCCGCCCTGAGCGACAGCCCCGTCATGGCGCGGCTGCTGCTGCACCGCTTCCAGCGCGGCGACGGCATCGCCGGGCACACCTTCGGCAACCTGATGCTCGCCACCCTCAGCGAGGAGGAGGGGAGCCTGAGCGACGCCATGATCGACATCCACGAGGTGCTGCGCATCCGTGGGCGCGTGTACCCGGCCGCCACGCAGCCCCCCACCCTGGTCGCGCACCTGAGTGACGGGCGCACCATCCGCGGCGAGAGCCAGTTCGCGCGGCAGGTGGGCGCGGCGCGCATCGGGCACGTGACCCTCGACCCGCCGGACCTCCCGGCCCTGCCCGAGGTCCTGCAGGCCATCCGCGACGCCGACCAGATCGTGCTGGGCCCCGGCAGCCTGTACACCAGCATCATTCCCGCGCTGCTGGTGCCGGCTGTAGCCCACGAACTGCGCCAGACCCCCGCGCCCCTGATCTACGTGGCGAGCCTGATGACCGAACCCGGCGAGACCGACGACCTCACCCTCGAGGGGCACGTGCAGGCCATCACCCGTCACCTGGGGCGCGCGCCCGACTGCGTGCTGGTGAACAACGCCATGCCCCCCCGCGACGTGATCGAGCGCTACGCCGCCGAGGGCGCGCACCTGCTGGGCCTGGGCGGCGCCAGCCGCGACCTGCGCGGCCGCAGCGTGATCCTGCCGCTGCTGCACCCCGGCCAAGCCCGACACGACCCGGCCGCCCTGGCCCAGGCGCTGCTGTACGCCGCGCCCCGCCGCGACCAGACCGTCTGA